The following are encoded in a window of Peromyscus maniculatus bairdii isolate BWxNUB_F1_BW_parent chromosome X, HU_Pman_BW_mat_3.1, whole genome shotgun sequence genomic DNA:
- the LOC102915197 gene encoding melanoma-associated antigen B4-like has product MPRGSKSKARSRAKRQQTRGKSQNLQGTQPTAEKEAASHTLGQGDAPSSPDICTPQGSQEAASHGSPELDMPCSVYDVGAEGSDVDAEGSDVGAEGSVAGADETSAVGAEGLAVADADERSACASKIAAAILGTRRDPLTKKANALMEFVLEKFKVKKPFTQADMLRVISRKYKVHFTEIFRRVSVRLEVVFGLEFKEVGPSSQSYMLVGKLGLSTEGSLSSSSGLPKTGLLMTLLGVIFMKGSCVSEEYVWEFLKTLGIYPGKSHVIFGEPREFITKDLVAENYLEYSQVPGSDPPSYEFRWGPRAYVETTKMKVLEVVAKIHNTSPSFFTSMYEEAMLDEANRVARRVTALPGNAVDGRDGRAHYRCLPHRSSHI; this is encoded by the coding sequence ATGCCTAGGGGCAGCAAGAGCAAGGCCCGCTCCAGGGCCAAAAGGCAGCAGACTCGGGGGAAGAGCCAGAATCTTCAGGGTACACAGCCCACTGCAGAGAAGGAAGCAGCATCCCACACTCTTGGCCAGGGAGATGCCCCCAGCTCCCCTGATATCTGCACTCCTCAGGGGTCCCAGGAGGCTGCATCCCACGGCTCTCCTGAGTTAGACATGCCCTGCTCAGTCTATGATGTTGGTGCTGAGGGTTCTGATGTTGATGCTGAGGGTTCTGATGTTGGTGCTGAGGGTTCTGTTGCAGGTGCTGATGAGACAAGTGCTGTCGGTGCTGAGGGTCTTGCTGTTGCAGACGCTGATGAGAGAAGTGCCTGTGCCTCCAAGATAGCAGCTGCCATTCTGGGTACACGCAGAGATCCTCTGACCAAGAAGGCCAATGCATTGATGGAGTTCGTACTGGAGAAATTTAAGGTGAAAAAGCCCTTCACACAGGCAGATATGCTGAGGGTGATCAGCAGGAAGTACAAGGTGCACTTCACTGAGATCTTCAGGAGAGTCTCTGTGCGCTTGGAGGTGGTCTTTGGCCTTGAGTTTAAGGAAGTTGGTCCTAGTTCTCAGTCCTACATGCTTGTGGGCAAGTTGGGTCTCTCCACTGAGGGAAGTCTGAGTAGCAGTAGTGGGTTGCCCAAGACAGGGCTCCTGATGACCCTCTTGGGTGTGATCTTCATGAAGGGGAGCTGTGTCTCTGAGGAATATGTTTGGGAATTCCTGAAAACATTGGGGATATATCCTGGGAAGAGTCATGTAATTTTTGGGGAGCCTCGGGAGTTTATCACCAAAGATTTGGTAGCAGAAAACTATTTGGAATACAGCCAGGTTCCTGGCAGTGACCCCCCAAGCTATGAGTTCAGGTGGGGTCCCAGAGCCTATGTTGAAACCACCAAGATGAAAGTCCTGGAAGTTGTAGCTAAGATCCATAATACTTCCCCAAGTTTCTTCACTAGTATGTATGAAGAGGCTATGCTTGATGAGGCTAATAGAGTAGCAAGGAGAGTTACAGCACTGCCTGGCAATGCTGTTGATGGCAGGGATGGCAGGGCTCATTACAGATGCTTGCCTCACAGATCCTCCCACATTTAG